ACCTGGTCGGCAACGCCGTCGAACATGGCGAGGCCCGTCCGGTGCTGATCACCCTCGGCGTTGACGAGACCGCCGTGGCGATCACCGTCCGCGACCGCGGTGTGGGGCTCAAGGTGGGCGAGGAGAAGTTGGTGTTCAACCGCTTCTGGCGGGCGGACCCGTCCCGGGCCCGGCAGACCGGGGGCACCGGGCTGGGGCTGTCGATCAGCCTGGAAGACGCCCGGCTGCACGGCGGCTGGCTGGAGGCGTGGGGTGCTCCCGGGCAGGGCGCACAGTTCCGGCTGACGCTGCCGGCCCGTGCCGGTGACCGATTGACCACCTCGCCGCTGCGGTTGGTGCCGGCCGACGCCGCGCTGCCGTTCGGCGGCCCCCGGGATGGTGGTCCGCTGGCCATCGGGCCCGGCAGCGGCGGTGCACTGGCGATCGACCCGGCTCCGGCCGGGGATGGGCATCGGGCGGAGGTGGGTTCGTGAGACGGTCGACCCGGCTCGGGGCACTCGGCGTGTTGGTGCTGCTGGGCGCCGGCTGCGGCATCCCGGCGGCGTCCGACGTGCGGGTGGACGGCAAGGGCGGAGCCGCGACGGGGGCCGGCGTGGTCAACGGTGGGATCAGTGAGCCACCGACGCGGCCGGCCAGCGGCAGCGACAACGAGGCGTTCGTCCGCAACTTCCTGTCCGCCGCCGCCGGCGAGCCCGATCGGGCGTACGAGCGGGTCAAGGCGTTCGTCGCCCCGGAGCACAAGCACCGCCTGCAGGAGAAGAAGGGCAGCGAGGTCGCGCTGAACGTGGTCCGGCTGCGCGAGGAGGCGGTTTACACCCTCAACAGCGACTCGACCACCACGGTAAAGATCAAAGTGCAACAGATCGGTGTGCTGCGGGCCAACGGCACCCTGGCACCGCCGGTGGCGACCGACACGGAGTACGAGTTCGGGCTCCGCAGCGCGGCGCTCAACGGCGGTGCCAACGATGAGCGTGCCGGGTTGTACATTCTCGACCCACCGAACGTCCTGCTGCTCAGCGACGTCGCCCTTCGTCAGTACTACCAGGCCGAGTCGATCTACTTCTGGAGTTCCGACCGCACCCGCCTCGTGCCCGACCAGCGCTACCGGCCGCAGGCGGTGCCAACCGAGCGCCGGGTCAACGAGGTGGTGAAGTGGCTGGTCGGCGGCCCCTCCGACTGGTTGCGTCCGGGGGTCGTCGGGCTGCCCGACCGCACCGAGCTGATCAATAACGCGACCGGCGGGGACGGCCGGTGGGAAGTCAACCTGGACATGTCCGATGACGACAAGTACGGGATCGACCAGCTGATCACGCAGATCGCCTGGTCGCTGGGCGATCTGCCGGGCGAGCTGGAGTTGAAGATCCGCAACAACGCGCTGCCCGTGCAGGACCTGAACGAGCGACGAGGCTCCGACGAGCTCTACCCGAACGCCGTGAGCCCGCAGCGCTTCGGCGTGTACGAGGGCGCCATCCACCCGCTCGACTTCGGCACCGAACTCAGCGGCGCGGTGCCGCTGGCACCCGAGGCCAACCGCAACATCGTCTCCGCCGACCTGGCGCTGGCCCGCGAGCAGCGGGTCCTCGCCGCGATGGTGGTCACCGGCAGCAGCAGTGGTCGGCACCGACTCGCGGTGGGCACGGGTACCGCACCGGTCTCCGTCATCAGTCGCAGCACCACCGAGTACTCCTCAATGAGCCGGCCGGTCTGGCTGCGTGCGGTCGACTTACGCCCCGGCCGCGGTCTGGTCGTGGCCGACGGGCAGCTCTACCGGTTCGATGAGGCGGCCAAGATGTTCCCGGTGCCACTGAACCTGCCCGCCGACGTCACCGCGGTGGCCGCCGCGCTGGACGGCCAGCGGGTCGCGCTGATCGCTGGCGGCCGGCTCTACGTCGCGGCGGTCAACTCGGATGGCGGCGGCGTCTCCATCGGCCCGCCCAGGCAGCTGGCCACCTCGTTGACCAGCCTCACGGCGGTCGACTGGGGCAGGGAGGATCAACTGGTGGTGGCGGGGTCGGCCGGTCAGCCGGCGATCTACGAGATCAGCGTCGACGGCGCCCTGGAGACACCGCTGAGGACCGACCTCGGTGCCAAGGTCAACCACCTGACGGCGTACCCCACGAACCGCAAAGTGCGGGTGCCCAGCGGGGCCTACATGTACGAGGCGAACGGGGTGGCCTACCGCAGCAGCCCGTTCGAACGGATCGAGCCCGACAGCGTCCGGGGCATCGCACCGGTCCCGGCGGGCGTCCGCCCGAGCAACCCGTCGGCGCCGTTCTTCCTCTACTGACGTGGTGACCGGGCTCTGGGCGGACCTCGCCGACCTGGTACTGCCCGCCGACTGCGCGGGTTGTCGGGAGCGCCGGCCCGGGCTGCGGCACGGGGTCTGCCCCGCCTGCGCCGAAGCGCTCGGCGCGCTGCGCCCACGGTCGGTCCGCCCCACGCCCGCCCCGCCGGGCCTGCCGCCCTGCGTCGCGCTCGGCCCGTACGCCGGGCCGTTGCGGGAGGCGCTACTGGTGTACAAGGAACACGGCCGGCACGGTCTGGCCCGCCCGCTCGGCGCCCTGCTCGCCGAGGTCGTCGCGGCGGCGGTCGGCGTGGCTCGCCCCCTGGCGCTGGTGCCGGTCCCGGACACCGCGGCGGCGGCCCGGTCTCGTTACGGGGACCACCTGGACCGGCTGGCTCGGCACTGCGCCGCCCGGCTCAACCGGGGCGGCTGGGCGGTGCGAGTGCACCGTCCGCTGCGTGCGCTGCCCCGCCCCGACTCGGTCACCCTGGACAGCGCCGGGCGGGCGGCGGCGGCCGAGGCCGCTTTCCGGCCGCGCTCCGCAGCGCCGATTCGGGGTCGTGCCGCAGGCGCGATGCCGGTCGTGGTGCTGCTCGACGACATCGTCACCACAGGCGTCACCCTGGCGGCCGCGACCCGGGTGCTGACCGCGACCGGCTGGGC
The nucleotide sequence above comes from Micromonospora luteifusca. Encoded proteins:
- a CDS encoding LpqB family beta-propeller domain-containing protein encodes the protein MRRSTRLGALGVLVLLGAGCGIPAASDVRVDGKGGAATGAGVVNGGISEPPTRPASGSDNEAFVRNFLSAAAGEPDRAYERVKAFVAPEHKHRLQEKKGSEVALNVVRLREEAVYTLNSDSTTTVKIKVQQIGVLRANGTLAPPVATDTEYEFGLRSAALNGGANDERAGLYILDPPNVLLLSDVALRQYYQAESIYFWSSDRTRLVPDQRYRPQAVPTERRVNEVVKWLVGGPSDWLRPGVVGLPDRTELINNATGGDGRWEVNLDMSDDDKYGIDQLITQIAWSLGDLPGELELKIRNNALPVQDLNERRGSDELYPNAVSPQRFGVYEGAIHPLDFGTELSGAVPLAPEANRNIVSADLALAREQRVLAAMVVTGSSSGRHRLAVGTGTAPVSVISRSTTEYSSMSRPVWLRAVDLRPGRGLVVADGQLYRFDEAAKMFPVPLNLPADVTAVAAALDGQRVALIAGGRLYVAAVNSDGGGVSIGPPRQLATSLTSLTAVDWGREDQLVVAGSAGQPAIYEISVDGALETPLRTDLGAKVNHLTAYPTNRKVRVPSGAYMYEANGVAYRSSPFERIEPDSVRGIAPVPAGVRPSNPSAPFFLY
- a CDS encoding ComF family protein; translation: MVTGLWADLADLVLPADCAGCRERRPGLRHGVCPACAEALGALRPRSVRPTPAPPGLPPCVALGPYAGPLREALLVYKEHGRHGLARPLGALLAEVVAAAVGVARPLALVPVPDTAAAARSRYGDHLDRLARHCAARLNRGGWAVRVHRPLRALPRPDSVTLDSAGRAAAAEAAFRPRSAAPIRGRAAGAMPVVVLLDDIVTTGVTLAAATRVLTATGWAPGVAAVLAATEKRHLS